Part of the Nicotiana sylvestris chromosome 5, ASM39365v2, whole genome shotgun sequence genome is shown below.
gaaGTATTTAACATAAACATTTTAActagaaattttaagaaaataatgGAGATGGAGATACAAAATTAAGTGTCTTTTACCGACAACTCTTTTAATATTTCGATATTAGAAAAATTGTCATGTCGTTAATTTAACCGCGCGAAGTGCGGACATATTTACTAGTTAGTAATTAATTGTTCTACACATTTGTAGATGATAATATTTCTATAAGTGATTAAATCGAGTAGCACACTATATTTTGGTCTCAGGTCTAGTTATGGGAATGAAAACGTCTTTAATAAAgactattttatttttaaagagaaAAACTTTCCAACGCAAACCAAAATTAATTGTACTCAGAGTAAATATCAAATAtcgaataaaaaaaattaaattaaaaggcCACCTTTAATAATAGTAGCTTCTTCTTTTTTCGAACTTCTttaaatttttgtttaattttcctTATTTGTCCATTTTTCTGAGTACTTCGAAACGAAGAGGTGGGgataggggtgtcaatggttcggttcggacGGTTATTTCATAAAATTTGTACTATACcattttttcggttattctattatgtataaccaaaattagacttttcgaaaccgtctcaattatgtcggtttctcttcgatatcggtacggttcggttaattttcggtatttttttaaatatcatgtaaaattcactagtagaagtagaatgcaataacatacgtttTTATAGGATTTAGCAAAATTCTCTAGACATTGttactgtttaaagggtgatgaattaaaaaaaagatggctagaatatagatccatcaactattctacaacaacgtaaaagaaatcaaacaaaggcaaagaaaatataaatcatacgagttgaaagatataccaatatgggactcaagaataaagtctatagaagataaaatattcaaaaagataaatctaaattatatgaaaggaaacatattcaatacattgtagtttgctactcataatcgataaaatactttgtgtcttgctaataaagatacttgaaataacttagtttaagtagaagtagaataataggttttaggaattagtattttgagtttaattacttgttggctcgtaatagttttcataattccaaggccgaAAGAAAATTTagtgcattattatttttaaacttaccaaataaatatattttccacatgtaaaatttattcggtacgattcggtattttttcggtttatttttataaaataaaaaacctaccctaattatcggtgcggttatagatttatataaaaatcaACGGTTTCTTAAAaggaaacctaaaaatcggtttgGTGCGATACGGTTCGGTCGGTTTTCGGATATCCGTTTACACCCCTAGGTGGGGGCACCTAGAAATGTATTGGCAAATTTGTCAGTATTGAATAGTTTCCTTTCATAGATTGATCGATAATAATTAGACAAATTACTGATATTAGGATAAAAGCAATGATGATGATAGGTAAAAGGCATAAAATGTATACATCTGagaggaaaaacaaaaaagagttcTTTCATTGGTAAATGAATCTTTATATCGATTCAATATTGAACCATTCAAAATTAAGTAATATATTGACGAGTCATGTTGTGAAAGTGAAAGAGACAGCATCTATTGTGATAAATTTCCAGAAacgaaaaaacaaaagaaattccAAAACCagttttttccaaaataaatttatCCCAAGAAATATTACGATGTGCACAACTTTTTAGCTAATAATGTAATTTGAAATATCCTCTTTTTGCCATAGTAATAGACCCTCAATTGAAGAAAATGGTACATCAGATATCAAATATTGTAGCATTCTCGTGGTTGTGTATTGATTCCATGTAAAAGTTTTgaaaaagtgtttttcaaaagaATATAAAATCACTTGTACAAATTAAAGTCTAGGAAGaacttaaaaaaaaagaagttaaatccGTAAAAATAGTAGTAATAAAATTGCAAAGGAGAACGTAAGAAAAACAAATTTAAAGAATGCTAAATTAAATATAAATGAACCTTGGCAGTGGGATTCAAGAACTTGGATATTGTAGAAATAAACATCTTCACAATTCTACCATTAGAAATCAAACAAAAACAAGTTAAACCAATGTATTTCaaaagaaccaaaaaaaaaaaaaaaactaaaatgatAAATACGTTTCTCTCAGAGTAAATTTCAAACTATAACTAATTCTTGAATTTCACAAGACAGACccttcaactttgaaaaaaatactCATTTATGAgcaaccatcttcatttgcttccATTTCATCCCTAAATCTTTTGTAAATATCAGTGTTGTAGTAATCCTTAGTCCTCCATACCAAAATCAAAGAAACAAGAGCTCCAAATGCATTCACACAAGCAAGTATGATAAAAGAATTCCTATAACATTGCTTTCCAATGCAAACCAATTCTTTCACCATGGATCTTGTCATACCTTTACTTGCTAATTGCTTCAATGCCTCCTTATCATAAAGTTTGCCCACAATTTTCACATTCAACACATATGATCCAATAGGACTAGCCAATTGTCCACAATTGAATAACGTTGAATAATACTTCAATCCAAACAGCTCCGATATTATAATGAAAAGAAGCGTCAATTGAATACCAAAAGAGAAGCCGATTAGCAACGATGCCACATAAACTGAAGCGGGAAAAGGGAAGGCGATGAGGAGGTCACCAATGCTTGGTAAGATTAGAGCGAAAGTCATCATCAGTGTGCGTGGAACTTTCCATTTCAAGAGAAGCTTTTCAGAGACGAACCCAGAGAAAACCCTACCGAAATAATTCCATATGCTCACTAAGGACACAAATGTGCTAATTGTATGAGATGGATAACCTAAGGACTCACCAATTTGTCCCAAATTATCCACTGCTGTTAAACTGCACCCTAGCCCACAAAATGTAGCCACAAATAGAATTAACATGTCCACACTCAAAAGGGCTTGTAGTATAGTATAATCCTCACCCCTTTTTGGCTTATTGCAAATATTACTAAAGCATCCAACTtcattcttttcttgttttttatcCAACTCCACAATTTCTGACATTGGCAAAGGAGGGTTTTCAACAATAATCCTACAAGGGGTTTGCAATTTCCAAGTATAAAACTCCTCCCTTATTGCAATAATACATGGCAAGAAAAGTACCACACAAACAATAGTGGTACATGCAACATAAGCATTGTGGGAGAATTTAAGATATTTTTGTGAAATTGTTAATCCCATCAATAACAAAGCCAAAGAAATTGAGATAACAAGATTTTGGTAAAAGACTCTAACTTCATTGGGATGTCTAGAACTTTTCATCTCCCTAATGTTAAAGATGAAAAGAATGGAAAGTAAAGCAGGAAGCCAACCAATAAGAAGAATTAAAGACTTAGAATCATTGCCGTAAATAGCAAGATAAAGTTGTGTGAAAATTGCACCACTTAACCCTACAAAACCTTTCATTAAACCTAACATCATTCCTCTACTCTCTGGGAAATTTTTAACACATGTAACAAGTGAACCTGTATTAGCAAAATTCTGAGAATTAGCaccaatacatatataaatacacATTTGCCATACTTTTGGTGTTGCAATTTTTTTGGTCACGGCTAGCCAAATAAGAAAATAGCCAGCAAAATTCATCACTGATCCAACTAAAAGAACGAACCAAGTTGGCGTTACCTCGGCTAAAAGTCCAGAAAGAACACCAACATTAGCACCCAAATCTTTACACGTACCAAGAAGATTAAGGGTGGATTGATCATATCCAAGAGTCGATTTTATAACTTTAGAATATACACCAAACAAATACGTCGCGCCTGCTCCAGCCATAATCAAGAATGAAGCAAACATCATAAACCAACGTCCACGTAGGAATTGCAAAGTGAAATTGCATAGTCCAAAACTAGGGTTTTTTACCATTGAATCAGCCATATTTAATTTTCTAGTGATAAAATTAAACGAATGGAGCTTTGAGTAAATATAAAGGACTGATTTATGGGGTTTTGTTCTACTAAGGATAACTTATAAGCATTATGAGTGGAAGTTGGTTAGACTTGTGAGAATAAATTTGAAGTGTTTTTGAATTGATATATGATTTGTTTGTTGGATAAAAGGATAAAGTTGCAGGAGTTTTTGAGTTTATGGAGTCTTGAAATAAGATTTTAATTTGGATAAAATACAGTAAATTATGATAAGCATAAAAAAAGAGGTCACGATATGTACGTTAGATTTCTCAGGAGCATTAGTTATTCattgagtaaaattccttttcctCTATAAGTTGACTTTTAAAAGAAATTCCTAATAGGTATGAGATTAATTCAGAAAAGTATAAAGCAATTTCCTCTATAAGTTGACTTTTAAAGGAAATTCCTAATAGGTATGAGATTAATTCAGAAAAGTATAGAGCAATTAATTTATTTGGAGGAAGGCCACAGATAAGTTATCACTACCCCAAAAAAAAAACGTGAAGGACAAATTCTATCGCCAAATAGCAAAAATTCATTGGTAATTATATTTAACGACGGAATAGGGATGAATTATTGCAAAATTATGTTTGCTACGGACTATTTAGAGATATACTAATAGCAAAAATTCATCGCTAATTATATTTAACGACGGATTAGGGATGGATTATCATAACATTATGTTTGTTATGGACTATTTAGAGATATACTAGCGTAAATTTcatgaaaaaaaattaacaacGGACAAATTTTATCGCTAAATAACAAAACTTCATTGCTAATCCTATTTAACGGTGGATTAGCGATGACTTATTacaaaattatgttagctatggACTATTTAGCGACAACATAAATTTCATAGCAAAgtctatttttttaaaagttaACAAGGGACATATTCTGTTACTAAACATTAAAAGTTCATCAATAATTTTATTTAATGACGGATTAGTGATGAATTATCACAAAATTACGATAGCTATGGACTATTTAGTGACAGACTAGAATAAATTTCATAGCTAATCCTATATTTTTCTCCCCGTAGAGTATAGGGATTTAGGCATAATTAAAAAGATTATAAATGCCGGAAGTTATTATGTTTGTATATAATGGTAAGGGACTAATGTTCGTCAAAAATTTGTCTTTGGtagagaataagaaaaaaataggGGACTTGATAAAGAAGTATGAAAAAGTTGGGTTTTTTTTTTGTCTATTATTGGAACTTAAAAGCTGGAGAATATGTTTGAGTTTTAAACAAAATCAGGAGGAGGAAATTGATTTTTACTAGAAGTTTAAAGTCTTTGATATGTTTCTTCGAATAGGACACTCAACTTTTAAGGAAATATAACGATAGTTgcgagaaaaaaaagaaagaaataaacagaTCCCTTTTTAGATATGTTGCTGGACTCTGAATTAATATCCTTTAAAatagggattttttttttttttactaccATGAGAGTATGATAAGTTTCCAATAGATATGCGATAACTAGTTAGCTACATTATTTTACCATATTATCAAATATTGGAGCCGTAGAAGCAGATTATCAAAATGTGTAATCAGTAATATTTGCATTAGGGTAGACTGTCTACATCATACCTCTTGGGATGCAATCCTTTTGCCATACCGTGCGTGAATACGGGATACCTTGTACACCAAATTTACCTTTTTAATCACTCAGCGAGGAATTTCTAGTGTAAGATCAGGTGATGATTAACAACTCAAGCAGTTTGTCTAACAAataatatatgcatatataatatgCCAGTGTTTTTGGCAAAGTAATACAAAGTAAGTAACCTCACAGCCTCGGAGTTAAAAATACATTTACAAATCGAATTGTAATAGTAAATCGACACTAtgatttttcaattaccaattataagaaataataaatcgacattcgacactatttggacaaaATTCAGCGTACCTAAAGCATTATGTATGCATTCCTAAACTAAAAGCTACTACAATGACCAAAACCCAACCTAAGTAGCTCATATATGCCATTTTTTCATTTGATTGATAAACTTTGTTAGGACATAACAATCTGGTGGGTTAATTAATGTTTACATCATAGTTTTTGAGGGTATTAataaccttaaacccaaataTCTTTATTATAATTTATAGCACCTTAATTGCTAATTGTCTTCGCATGAAAGTGAAAgcttccaaaaaaaaaacatggtCAAATATCAATGTTGATATAAATATAATGCTGTCAATATGGGTTGGCCCAACCCACACAGGCTTTGGCATTTGATGAGCTAGGTTGGGCTGGTCCATTATTTCGATGAGCCTGAAAATGTTCAGTCCAATCCAGCTCTGCATGGTTGAGCCCACTATTTcatattttttaaaacttaaatttAACTAAAAGTGTGAATTTTTGtgtgtggctactcttggatttattcttcaaccttcaagactcaacttaaggtggtaagattaaactctttcgaaatcttagatcacttctaggtatttAAGAAGGGTGATAAGTTTAGGCtcattgttgttcttgttattctaaagggtcggATTTCACAATCAATCTCTTGTTTTTAATtctctaccaaaggcgattagttcttttgttagctaattgttgttgttaggattcaatttcaagaataaacttcttgaattcaagaaaccttttcttgaattcaatctatctttaattttccgtcctttttcatttctttattttcttttagcttccgcacgtttcttgattttcttgtttttctttagtaattcttatatatatatatatatatatatatatatatatatatatatatatataaataaagcTTCTGCAAAATTTAGTAACACAAAAAAACTGGAAAATATTTTATTCATTAAAAGAGTCAATACTCAAAATAAActactcaaaaatattttcaaggtGCTCATTGCATATACCAATAAATCATCTTCGTCAAGCACATTTGAATTCTCTTGTGAAACAAAGACATCATCTTCATTTTTATCTAAATCTAtatatgcaatattaattagctaaacattaagaaacaactaaaattttaagaacaaaaaatatttatattcacataaaaaatattattagTTTGAAATTGGACTACTCTTATTGTTATTTTTAGTTCCTTATATTTTTAGAGAAATTTTTAGAAACCATCATAGTTTAGTGACTATTAACTTCATATATCTACCATGTACATATTTACTTCCTATAGCTAATCTTTCGTTGTTACCGGACTGTACTCGTTGTATTCGCGCTACTGTATTCAATACAGTCGCGGAATTCACCTAAGAAATAGGGAGTCCAGTTGTTTAAGAATGAAAAGAAGATCAATTAACGTCTAtcactcctaatttaactcaacaaaATTAATTCTACAAAATTTCGTTGCTACTgtgttgtattccatgtattcgcGCAACTACATTCTTATAAATACAGTAAGGTAATCCGCCTAAAAATAAGGATTACAATTATTTAattctgtattccatgtattcGTGCGACTATATTTATATAAAACACAGTGAGGTAAACCACCTAAAATAGGGATTACAACAGTTTAATTCTGTATTCAATATATTCGCGCGAatgtatttataaatacagtaAGGTAATCTGCCTAAAAAATAGTGATTACATATGTTTAATAACGAAAAGTGCAATATTGAATTGTATTCAATTTCACTATATTGAATTGAGTTGTATTCAAACAACAAAATTAAGAAATAGGGTGTATACCATTCTATTCAATTTGACTGTACACATTGTATTCAATTCAGCGAT
Proteins encoded:
- the LOC104230899 gene encoding protein NUCLEAR FUSION DEFECTIVE 4-like, with the protein product MADSMVKNPSFGLCNFTLQFLRGRWFMMFASFLIMAGAGATYLFGVYSKVIKSTLGYDQSTLNLLGTCKDLGANVGVLSGLLAEVTPTWFVLLVGSVMNFAGYFLIWLAVTKKIATPKVWQMCIYICIGANSQNFANTGSLVTCVKNFPESRGMMLGLMKGFVGLSGAIFTQLYLAIYGNDSKSLILLIGWLPALLSILFIFNIREMKSSRHPNEVRVFYQNLVISISLALLLMGLTISQKYLKFSHNAYVACTTIVCVVLFLPCIIAIREEFYTWKLQTPCRIIVENPPLPMSEIVELDKKQEKNEVGCFSNICNKPKRGEDYTILQALLSVDMLILFVATFCGLGCSLTAVDNLGQIGESLGYPSHTISTFVSLVSIWNYFGRVFSGFVSEKLLLKWKVPRTLMMTFALILPSIGDLLIAFPFPASVYVASLLIGFSFGIQLTLLFIIISELFGLKYYSTLFNCGQLASPIGSYVLNVKIVGKLYDKEALKQLASKGMTRSMVKELVCIGKQCYRNSFIILACVNAFGALVSLILVWRTKDYYNTDIYKRFRDEMEANEDGCS